GGGCACTTAGCATCTAGCTTATTGTAAATGCTTGACCGAGAAAGCCCTGTCCTTTCCATCACTTGCTTCAGCTTCAGAAGCACCCTTGGTTGATGACTACCAATGTAATTGCTCATTGAAAAAATCCTTGTTGACCGACAGGGCAAGGATGGCAAAGGAAGGTGATCGGCGAAATTGTTAAGAGCTGTCAAAAGGTGTCAGGTCTGACAAATACCATGAAAAGCGGCGTAGGCATGGCCCCTTCATCTGCTACTTCCGCTACTAGTAGCGGAAGTAGCAGGGGTATCGAGCCCCTATCCCAATATTTTACAGGCCTATATCACCCCTATGAGCTGAGCCCTCCTTGGGCTTGACCTACCAGCACAGGAGATGTCGATATGCCCCCACCCTGCTCGCGCTGTGCTTCCCAGCGCATCATCAATCTCGAGACTACTCGCAAGCTGGGCACGGCTGTCGGTGCGCTGGCCGGCTCCCTCAGGGGGGCCTATGCGTCGCTCTACTCTCCTGGTCGGCTGCTGGTGGCCTCGACCCAGTTCCCTCTCAGTCGAGTCGCCACTGCGGTAGTGGCTGCCACGACGGGAGGAATCGCGGGAGCCACCGCCGGGAATCAGATGATCCAGAGCCTGTTTCCGCCCGGCGAGGGCACGCCCTGGCTATGCCTGGGCTGCGGCCACGCTTTCCGCGTTATCGACTAACTCGTTTACATCCTTCCTCTACCACCGGCGATCTGCCGGTTTTTTTCGTCAAGGAGCATTTCCATGGCACACCAAATCGAACACATGGCCTACGTCGGCGATACTCCCTGGCACGGCCTGGGGCAGCAGTTATCGCGTAATCAACCGCTCGAGGTCTGGAGGCAGCAGGCCGGCATGGACTGGCACATTGAAGAATCGCCGGTGCGCTTCATTGCCGATGGCGCCGGGCACCTGGGCAGCATCCACTCCTTCCCGGAGCAGAAGGTGCTTTATCGCTCGGACACCCGAGCACCGCTGTCGGTAGTCTCCCAGCGCTACAAGGTGGTGCAGCCCGAAGAGGTGCTGGAGTTCTACCGCGACCTGACCGAGTACGCCGGCTATGAGCTGGAGACCGCCGGGGTGCTCAAGGGCGGGCGCAAGTTCTGGGCCCTGGCCCGTAGTGGCCTGGGTACGGCGCTGAAGGGGCAGGATCAGGTCAACGCCTACCTCTTGCTGGCCACGTCCTGTGACGGGTCGCTGGCCACGGTGGCCACGCCGACCTCGGTGCGGGTGGTCTGCAACAACACCTTGACCATCGCCGTGGACGGCATGAGCCAGGGAGTAAAGGTGCCTCACAGCACGGAGTTCAACCCTCAGCGGGTCAAGCAACAGCTGGGCATCTCGGTCTCGCAGTGGGACGACTTCATGTACCGCATGAAGACCCTGGCCGAGCGCAAGGTCAGCCAGGAGGAAGTGAAGACCTACTTCCAGGCGGTGATCTGCAACGCCGAGGTACCGATGGACGATCCTTCCAAGCTGCCCAACTACCGGGCACTGAACCGCGTTCAGAAGCTCTATCACGATGAAGGGCGTGGTTCGCAGCTATGCACGGCGCAGGGCACCGCCTGGGGCCTGCTCAACGCCATCACCGAGTACGTAGATCACGAGAAGCGTGCGCGCAGCAATGACTACCGCATGGATTCCGCCTGGTTCGGCCAGGGGGCGAGCCTCAAGGATAAGGCGCTCGAATCCGCCATGGCCCTGGTGGCCTGAGTCTCACCTGAGATGACGTCCCCCTTGCGGTCCCGTCCACCAGGTTCTTTTTCCCCTTTCACGGCATAGCGCCCGACCCCACCAGGTCGGGCGTTTTCGATTCTGGAGGTCCCATGCCACTGCCCCTCTCACTGGAGGCCTGTCGGGCGCTGACGCAGCTGACCCGCCAACTGCTTGGTGCTGGCCAAAAGCAAACCCAGACCCACGTGATGGCT
This portion of the Billgrantia sulfidoxydans genome encodes:
- a CDS encoding DUF932 domain-containing protein produces the protein MAHQIEHMAYVGDTPWHGLGQQLSRNQPLEVWRQQAGMDWHIEESPVRFIADGAGHLGSIHSFPEQKVLYRSDTRAPLSVVSQRYKVVQPEEVLEFYRDLTEYAGYELETAGVLKGGRKFWALARSGLGTALKGQDQVNAYLLLATSCDGSLATVATPTSVRVVCNNTLTIAVDGMSQGVKVPHSTEFNPQRVKQQLGISVSQWDDFMYRMKTLAERKVSQEEVKTYFQAVICNAEVPMDDPSKLPNYRALNRVQKLYHDEGRGSQLCTAQGTAWGLLNAITEYVDHEKRARSNDYRMDSAWFGQGASLKDKALESAMALVA